The following proteins come from a genomic window of Nitrospira sp.:
- a CDS encoding ABC transporter, whose product MSDPREPIIRFDHASFGFPGLIALKDISLAIYEGEFVGVIGPNGSGKTTLCRAVLGLLAPVEGHLHIFDCACDELRCHHRAKIGYLPQKGVVDRNFPVTVFETVMMGRYGALGLFKRPGRKDRDIAMEALAQVGMDSHKDHALGQLSGGQQQRVFIARALAQQPKVLILDEPTTGLDITTQHSVIELVQHLHDELKLTVLLITHDINMIRSRVDRLVLLKTRLFAAASPAEVLKPEILHQVYGKDLVITEKDLVIVEDYHHHH is encoded by the coding sequence GTGTCTGACCCCCGCGAGCCTATTATCCGTTTCGACCACGCCTCCTTTGGATTTCCTGGGCTCATCGCGCTCAAAGATATTTCGTTGGCCATCTATGAAGGTGAGTTCGTGGGGGTCATCGGCCCAAACGGATCAGGCAAGACGACGCTGTGTCGCGCTGTCCTGGGACTTCTCGCTCCGGTGGAGGGCCATCTTCATATCTTCGACTGTGCCTGTGACGAACTCCGCTGCCACCATCGCGCCAAAATCGGCTACCTTCCGCAGAAAGGAGTCGTCGATCGGAATTTTCCGGTGACGGTCTTCGAAACGGTCATGATGGGTCGTTATGGAGCACTGGGCCTGTTCAAGCGCCCAGGAAGGAAGGATCGTGACATCGCGATGGAGGCGCTGGCTCAGGTCGGAATGGATTCTCACAAGGATCATGCTCTCGGTCAGCTGTCCGGCGGCCAGCAACAACGCGTTTTCATCGCCAGGGCGCTGGCCCAGCAACCCAAGGTCTTGATATTGGACGAACCGACGACCGGTCTGGATATCACCACTCAACACAGTGTCATTGAGTTAGTACAGCACCTCCATGACGAACTCAAACTTACGGTCCTCCTTATTACGCACGACATTAATATGATCCGCTCACGGGTGGATCGGTTGGTTCTTCTCAAGACCAGACTCTTCGCCGCAGCATCTCCTGCTGAAGTTCTTAAACCCGAAATTCTTCACCAGGTGTACGGCAAAGACCTCGTTATTACAGAGAAGGATCTCGTCATCGTCGAAGATTACCACCATCACCACTAA
- a CDS encoding Zinc ABC transporter, substrate-binding protein ZnuA, whose product MIPSPPMFPVNHVRKSPAFSLLAVLVGFLTPVGAMTEARDPIPVVVTIPVLKDLAEQVGGPHVRVTSLLSGYENEHTYSPKPTDLVAVRKAKLLLEIGMGLEVWVSSLVKNAGGRSLRVITTSQGVELIRDGTDVHEGRHHEGETGNPHIWLDPENAAIMLHHITDALIEVDPSHTAEFRTNQTAFLQRLGQLQNELFARTQRLSNRRFIAHHPAWPYLAKRFNLDIVGTIQMQSGTEPSALHLQSLIDKIRKENIRVIASEVQLSQRLPELLARETKAHVVVLTTMPGGLAGTETYLDMLRHDVLQLAGALETTS is encoded by the coding sequence ATGATACCGTCCCCGCCGATGTTTCCGGTCAACCATGTGCGGAAGTCGCCTGCCTTTTCTCTCCTTGCCGTGCTGGTCGGTTTCCTGACCCCCGTCGGCGCCATGACGGAAGCTCGCGATCCGATTCCTGTGGTGGTCACTATTCCCGTCCTGAAGGATTTGGCGGAACAAGTCGGTGGCCCTCATGTGCGAGTCACCTCTTTGTTGAGCGGCTACGAGAACGAGCACACCTATTCGCCCAAGCCTACCGATCTGGTCGCGGTCCGGAAAGCCAAGCTGTTGTTGGAAATCGGTATGGGACTCGAGGTCTGGGTTTCGTCGCTGGTGAAGAACGCGGGAGGCCGATCACTACGCGTGATCACGACGTCCCAAGGAGTAGAGCTGATTCGAGACGGCACTGACGTTCATGAAGGGAGACATCATGAAGGGGAAACCGGGAATCCGCACATCTGGCTGGACCCGGAGAATGCCGCCATCATGCTGCACCACATTACCGACGCCCTCATTGAAGTAGACCCGAGCCACACGGCAGAATTTCGAACCAATCAAACGGCTTTTCTCCAACGGCTGGGACAGTTGCAAAATGAACTGTTCGCGCGTACTCAGCGGCTATCCAACCGGCGTTTCATCGCCCATCATCCGGCTTGGCCCTATTTGGCAAAGCGATTCAACCTCGACATTGTCGGCACGATTCAGATGCAGTCGGGTACAGAGCCATCTGCCCTTCACTTGCAATCCCTCATCGACAAGATAAGAAAGGAGAATATCAGAGTTATCGCCTCCGAGGTTCAACTCAGCCAACGACTGCCGGAGCTGCTGGCGAGAGAAACCAAGGCCCACGTCGTCGTCTTGACGACGATGCCTGGCGGTTTGGCGGGAACCGAGACCTACCTCGACATGCTTCGCCATGATGTGCTCCAATTAGCCGGTGCGTTGGAAACGACCTCGTAG